A single window of Bradyrhizobium daqingense DNA harbors:
- a CDS encoding ABC transporter substrate-binding protein encodes MTTTRNVGFGCALLGALACGGTAAGAAEQITFVSQGGAYQQAQTVAILDPSAKKLGITINQDSIPDAWPAIKTQVGSGKPIWDVVDTPTGNCLRGGEQGLMEKLDFSKIPNGAAMPEAYRSPYSVSYEFYSSVLAYSQKTFPKDAPNSWADFWDVKKFPGRRALRNHPFATLEAALMADGVAPDKLYPLDVDRAFKKLEEIRPHITVWWTSGAQSAQLLNDGEVDMEMAWNGRVSAVAKEGAKVSFTYNQGILQSTSLCILKGAPNLATAVKFINEAVDPVHQANLPLHIDYGPGNPKAFETNVIKPERAAQLPSEPSNAAKQALMSYAWWSSPAGEAAEKRWASFMQK; translated from the coding sequence ATGACGACGACACGGAATGTTGGATTTGGCTGCGCGCTGCTGGGCGCGCTCGCATGTGGCGGCACGGCGGCCGGCGCCGCCGAGCAGATCACCTTCGTCTCGCAGGGCGGCGCCTATCAGCAGGCGCAGACGGTGGCGATCCTCGATCCCTCCGCCAAGAAGCTCGGCATCACCATCAACCAGGATTCCATTCCCGATGCCTGGCCCGCGATCAAGACGCAGGTCGGCAGCGGCAAGCCGATCTGGGACGTGGTGGACACGCCGACCGGCAACTGCCTGCGCGGGGGCGAGCAGGGATTGATGGAGAAGCTCGACTTCTCGAAGATTCCGAACGGCGCGGCGATGCCGGAGGCCTATCGCAGTCCCTATTCGGTGTCCTACGAGTTCTATTCCAGCGTGCTGGCCTACAGCCAGAAGACGTTCCCGAAGGATGCGCCGAACAGCTGGGCGGATTTCTGGGACGTGAAGAAGTTTCCGGGCCGCCGCGCGCTGCGCAACCATCCCTTCGCAACGCTCGAAGCCGCGCTGATGGCCGACGGTGTCGCGCCGGACAAGCTCTATCCGCTCGACGTCGACCGCGCCTTCAAGAAGCTGGAGGAGATCAGGCCGCATATCACGGTGTGGTGGACCTCGGGCGCGCAGTCGGCGCAGCTGCTCAATGACGGCGAGGTCGACATGGAGATGGCCTGGAACGGCCGCGTCAGCGCTGTCGCCAAGGAGGGCGCAAAAGTGTCCTTCACCTACAACCAGGGCATTTTGCAGAGCACCTCGCTCTGTATCCTCAAAGGCGCGCCGAATCTCGCCACCGCGGTGAAGTTCATCAACGAGGCCGTCGATCCCGTGCACCAGGCCAATCTGCCGCTCCACATCGACTACGGCCCGGGCAATCCCAAGGCATTCGAGACCAATGTGATCAAGCCCGAGCGCGCGGCGCAATTGCCGAGCGAGCCGTCCAACGCGGCCAAGCAGGCGCTGATGTCCTACGCCTGGTGGTCCTCGCCCGCGGGCGAAGCCGCCGAGAAGCGCTGGGCGTCGTTCATGCAGAAGTAA
- a CDS encoding aspartate/glutamate racemase family protein has protein sequence MRTIGLIGGMSWESTALYYKLINERVRDRMGKLHSAPLLMYSYDFQGIKEMQYAGRWSEAAASLAEVARRLENAGARAIVLCTNTMHKLAPEIISGLTVPFIHIGDATAERIRAKGYRRVGLLGTRFTMEEQFYIDRLRAHDLDVLIPPPDARADVNRIIYDELCLGLVTDPSRRRYRDVMAALVAAGAECIILGCTEITMLVGPDDTTVETFDTTAIHAETAADFAIG, from the coding sequence ATGCGGACCATCGGCCTGATCGGGGGCATGAGCTGGGAGAGCACCGCGCTCTACTACAAGCTCATCAATGAGCGCGTCCGCGACCGCATGGGCAAGCTGCATTCGGCCCCGCTGCTGATGTACTCCTATGATTTCCAAGGGATCAAGGAGATGCAGTATGCCGGCCGCTGGAGCGAGGCGGCGGCCAGCCTCGCGGAGGTGGCGCGGCGGCTCGAAAACGCCGGCGCGCGTGCGATCGTGCTGTGCACCAACACGATGCACAAATTGGCCCCCGAGATCATTTCGGGCCTGACCGTTCCATTCATCCACATCGGCGATGCCACGGCGGAACGAATTCGGGCGAAAGGGTACCGGCGGGTCGGACTGCTCGGCACCAGATTCACGATGGAGGAGCAGTTCTACATCGACCGGCTGCGCGCGCATGATCTCGACGTCCTGATTCCTCCCCCCGACGCGCGCGCCGACGTGAACCGCATCATCTACGACGAGCTGTGCCTTGGCCTGGTCACCGATCCCTCGCGCCGGCGCTATCGGGACGTGATGGCAGCGCTCGTCGCGGCGGGAGCGGAGTGCATCATCCTCGGCTGCACCGAGATCACGATGCTGGTCGGCCCGGACGACACGACGGTCGAGACATTCGACACCACCGCGATTCACGCCGAGACGGCGGCCGATTTCGCCATCGGATGA
- a CDS encoding ABC transporter permease yields MMRASPARIVLYVISALVLVYLILPVLIIAPISFSSARFLTFPPPSLSLRWYQQYFANPAWMQATQVTLTVALLTVVIATPLGVAAAYAISQSKLRIMRIIHMTLLLPLVVPIIITAVGIFFVYAKVGLVATMPGLVLANVMLGLPYVVISVLAGLQSFDPAQEMVARSLGMNRLRSFFAVTLPQIKSSVVAGGIFAFISAMDETIVALFISGGQYQPLTKRMFTALRDEIDPTIAAISTLMTAASFMLVLLASTRQKKGG; encoded by the coding sequence ATGATGCGCGCCTCGCCCGCACGGATTGTCCTCTACGTGATCAGCGCGCTGGTGCTGGTCTATCTGATCCTGCCCGTGCTGATCATCGCGCCGATCTCGTTCTCCAGCGCGCGCTTCCTGACCTTCCCGCCGCCGTCGCTCTCGCTGCGCTGGTATCAGCAATATTTCGCCAACCCGGCCTGGATGCAGGCGACGCAGGTGACGCTGACGGTGGCGCTCCTTACCGTCGTGATCGCGACGCCGCTCGGCGTGGCCGCCGCCTATGCCATCAGCCAGTCGAAGCTGCGCATCATGCGAATCATCCACATGACGCTGCTGCTGCCGCTGGTGGTGCCGATCATCATCACCGCGGTCGGCATCTTCTTCGTCTACGCCAAGGTGGGCCTTGTCGCGACCATGCCCGGCCTCGTGCTGGCGAACGTGATGCTGGGTCTGCCTTACGTCGTCATCTCGGTGCTGGCGGGCCTGCAGAGCTTCGATCCGGCGCAGGAGATGGTGGCGCGCAGCCTCGGCATGAACCGCCTGCGCAGCTTCTTCGCGGTGACCTTGCCGCAGATCAAGTCCAGCGTGGTTGCCGGCGGCATCTTCGCCTTCATCTCGGCGATGGACGAGACCATCGTCGCGCTGTTCATCTCCGGTGGCCAGTACCAGCCACTGACCAAGCGCATGTTCACCGCGCTGCGCGACGAGATCGATCCGACCATCGCCGCGATCTCGACGCTGATGACGGCGGCCTCCTTCATGCTGGTGCTGCTGGCGAGCACGCGGCAGAAGAAGGGTGGTTGA
- a CDS encoding ABC transporter ATP-binding protein → MDKRAESVEIRSASKTYGAVRALDDVSLNVGAGEFVSLLGPSGSGKTTLLGILGGFILPTSGTILFGGRDVTYMPPHKRDIGVVFQNYALFPHMSVGENVAFPLRARRLPKTSWPDKVRAALSMVGLAGYAERGIAQLSGGQRQRVALARAMIFEPRLILMDEPLSALDKQLRESMQIELRTLHKRIGATIIYVTHDQREALTMSDRVAVMKDGRLIQIDAPERLHDHPADSFVASFIGEATMLPVRRVDAACVALGNALLRSARAIPSGDALMLAVHSEKLLIDDGAQDAACNRLTGTVTDIVYQGESLRIFLALANGIALSLRQPSYHQAYSRIPPLGGSLTVTLHPEDTIVVPRVD, encoded by the coding sequence TTGGACAAACGAGCGGAAAGCGTCGAGATCAGGTCCGCCAGCAAGACCTATGGCGCCGTTCGCGCTCTCGATGACGTCTCCCTCAATGTCGGCGCCGGCGAGTTCGTCTCCTTGCTCGGCCCGTCAGGCTCCGGCAAGACCACGCTGCTCGGCATTTTGGGCGGCTTCATCCTTCCGACGTCGGGCACGATTCTCTTCGGCGGCCGTGACGTCACTTACATGCCGCCGCACAAGCGCGACATCGGTGTCGTCTTCCAGAACTACGCGCTGTTCCCGCATATGAGCGTCGGCGAGAACGTCGCCTTCCCCTTGCGTGCGCGTCGCCTGCCGAAAACGAGCTGGCCGGACAAGGTGCGCGCGGCGCTCAGCATGGTCGGCCTTGCCGGCTATGCGGAGCGCGGCATTGCCCAGCTCTCCGGCGGCCAGCGCCAGCGTGTGGCGCTGGCGCGGGCCATGATCTTCGAGCCGCGCCTGATCCTGATGGACGAGCCGCTCTCCGCGCTCGACAAGCAGCTCCGCGAATCCATGCAGATCGAGCTGCGCACGCTGCACAAGCGCATCGGCGCCACCATCATCTATGTCACCCATGACCAGCGCGAGGCGCTGACCATGAGCGACCGCGTCGCGGTGATGAAGGATGGCCGGCTGATCCAGATCGACGCGCCCGAACGGCTGCACGATCATCCCGCCGATTCCTTCGTCGCGAGCTTTATCGGCGAGGCGACGATGTTGCCGGTCCGTCGCGTCGATGCGGCCTGCGTCGCGCTCGGCAATGCATTGCTGCGCAGCGCCCGCGCCATTCCCTCAGGCGACGCCCTCATGCTCGCCGTTCACAGCGAGAAGCTTCTGATCGACGACGGCGCGCAGGATGCCGCCTGCAACCGGCTGACCGGGACGGTCACCGACATCGTCTATCAGGGCGAGAGCCTGCGCATCTTCCTGGCGCTGGCCAACGGCATCGCGCTCAGCCTGCGCCAGCCGAGCTATCACCAGGCCTATAGCCGCATCCCCCCGCTCGGCGGCAGCCTCACCGTCACCCTTCACCCCGAGGACACCATCGTCGTGCCCAGGGTGGACTGA
- the uxuA gene encoding mannonate dehydratase, with protein sequence MMLEGWRWYGPDDPVSLDDVRQAGASEIVSALHQVPIGEAWTRKAVEERKNFIENGQPGRSQLTWSVVESIPIPDDVKRLGGKATKSIEAWIASMEAVAASGIKSICYNFMPVVDWCRTDLEWELPNGARAMRFDQDRFAAFELHILKRPAALQEYSPEQQARAKKLFEQMSQADIDYLVMVIASALPGSTTEPMTIPQFRDRLETYRDITPKILRQHLTEFLARVTPVAEQLGVSLTLHPDDPPRPLFGLPRIASSADDYQALFDAVPSKANGICLCTGSLGVRAENDLPGMAERFGPRIAFAHLRATKREVDGLSFYESDHLDGDVDMVAVLKALLKENARRAPDQRIVFRPDHGHRMLDDLAATKRTNPGYTAIGRLRGLAELRGAIRAIEHR encoded by the coding sequence ATGATGCTGGAGGGATGGCGCTGGTACGGGCCGGATGATCCCGTCTCGCTCGACGATGTCAGGCAGGCCGGCGCGAGCGAAATCGTCTCGGCACTGCATCAGGTGCCGATCGGCGAAGCCTGGACCCGCAAGGCCGTCGAGGAGCGCAAGAACTTCATCGAGAACGGCCAGCCCGGCCGCTCGCAGCTGACATGGTCGGTGGTGGAATCGATTCCCATTCCCGACGACGTCAAGCGGCTCGGCGGCAAAGCGACGAAGTCGATCGAGGCGTGGATCGCGAGCATGGAGGCGGTGGCCGCAAGCGGCATCAAGAGCATCTGCTACAATTTCATGCCGGTCGTGGACTGGTGCCGCACGGATCTGGAATGGGAATTGCCGAACGGCGCCCGCGCCATGCGCTTCGACCAGGACCGCTTTGCGGCATTCGAGCTGCATATCCTCAAGCGCCCGGCCGCGCTTCAGGAGTACTCGCCTGAGCAGCAGGCGCGCGCGAAAAAGCTGTTCGAGCAGATGAGCCAGGCCGACATCGACTATCTCGTGATGGTCATCGCCAGCGCGCTGCCGGGCTCGACCACCGAGCCGATGACCATTCCGCAATTCCGCGACAGGCTGGAAACCTATCGCGACATCACGCCAAAGATCCTGCGGCAGCATCTCACCGAATTCCTGGCGCGCGTGACGCCGGTCGCCGAGCAGCTCGGCGTGTCGTTGACGCTGCATCCGGACGACCCGCCGCGGCCGCTGTTCGGCTTGCCGCGCATAGCCTCCAGCGCGGACGATTATCAGGCGCTGTTCGACGCCGTGCCGTCCAAGGCCAACGGCATCTGCCTGTGCACGGGGTCGCTCGGCGTGCGCGCGGAGAACGATCTGCCCGGGATGGCGGAGCGTTTCGGCCCCCGCATCGCCTTTGCCCATCTGCGCGCCACCAAGCGCGAAGTCGACGGCCTGTCGTTCTACGAGTCCGATCATCTCGACGGTGACGTCGACATGGTCGCGGTGCTCAAGGCGCTGTTGAAGGAGAACGCGCGGCGTGCGCCCGACCAGAGGATCGTGTTCCGCCCCGACCACGGCCACCGCATGCTGGATGATCTCGCTGCGACCAAGCGCACCAATCCCGGCTATACCGCGATCGGCCGCCTCCGCGGCCTCGCCGAGCTCCGCGGCGCGATCCGCGCGATCGAGCATCGGTGA
- a CDS encoding HAD family hydrolase: protein MSTQAAFSNFKVLTFDVVGTLIDFETGVISAVRKISGKTPAELSDDQIFEPYKRGRDKHYERSSEAMFHVYRHLATELGLPADDAACDAFQLSVLRWGPFADSVEALKRLRTRFRLVAMTNADRVALSCYAHALGDPFDDTVCADDTGVAKPNPEFFAYNKGRQSAFGYKQSDILHVAQSQYHDIGIARKLGYKVCWIERRQGIAGFGGTPAVETLTKPDFHYPTLKALADAAIGPAA from the coding sequence ATGTCGACCCAAGCCGCGTTCAGCAATTTCAAGGTTCTCACCTTCGATGTCGTCGGCACCTTGATCGATTTCGAGACCGGCGTGATCTCCGCGGTTCGCAAGATCTCGGGAAAGACGCCAGCCGAGCTCAGCGATGACCAGATCTTCGAACCCTACAAGCGCGGCCGCGACAAGCATTACGAGCGCTCCAGCGAGGCGATGTTCCACGTCTATCGCCATCTCGCCACCGAGCTCGGGTTGCCCGCCGACGATGCGGCCTGCGATGCGTTCCAGCTCTCGGTGCTGCGCTGGGGGCCGTTCGCGGATTCGGTCGAGGCGCTCAAGCGCCTGCGCACGAGGTTCCGCCTGGTGGCGATGACCAATGCCGACCGCGTGGCGCTCTCCTGTTACGCGCATGCGCTCGGCGATCCCTTCGACGACACGGTCTGCGCGGATGACACCGGCGTCGCCAAGCCGAACCCTGAGTTCTTCGCCTACAACAAGGGCCGCCAATCCGCTTTCGGCTACAAGCAGTCCGACATCCTGCACGTCGCGCAGAGCCAGTATCACGACATCGGGATCGCGCGGAAGCTCGGCTACAAGGTTTGCTGGATCGAGCGCCGTCAGGGCATCGCCGGTTTCGGCGGCACGCCGGCCGTCGAGACGCTGACCAAGCCGGACTTCCATTATCCGACGTTGAAGGCGCTCGCCGACGCGGCGATCGGGCCGGCGGCGTAA
- a CDS encoding NAD(P)/FAD-dependent oxidoreductase, with protein MTRDWRALPSVNSLWEATAEPARTFPVLSGEQQADVVIIGAGYTGLSAAHHIAKDGLSPVVLEANRPGWGASGRNGGVITAKFRLSFREIDAVHGRAMARRMYKIAHESTDMVEELVSEFGITSAHLTRSGQVKAAHNETTLKAAIEEANWMTREMGSAEVRILDKNGVRDETGSGIFVGGVLNPGSGGVHPLNYLRGLANGVASRGVPIFQESPVVKLRRENGGIVAETPQGAVRAKQAIIATNSYSDLTGATAHMQRTLIPFRSAMVATEQLPRNLAGKLMPSGRTYTETKRMMRWFRMVDNRVIFGGRGAFGKQDSQAAFDALRKAMVGIFPDLAEVPLAYKWSGLVAMTLDSVPHIGRIDDRTLVALGYNGAGVAMSSLMGRYLAAFVRGESPDVGLLDVGRMKPIPFYPLREPAVRMVAGWYQFLDAIGR; from the coding sequence ATGACACGGGACTGGCGCGCACTGCCATCGGTCAACTCGCTGTGGGAAGCCACGGCAGAGCCGGCGCGCACGTTTCCCGTGCTGTCGGGCGAGCAGCAGGCGGATGTGGTGATCATCGGCGCCGGCTACACCGGACTTTCCGCCGCGCATCACATCGCCAAGGATGGCCTGTCGCCGGTCGTGCTCGAGGCCAACCGGCCCGGCTGGGGCGCGAGCGGCCGCAATGGCGGGGTGATCACCGCAAAATTCCGCCTCTCGTTCCGTGAGATCGATGCCGTGCACGGCCGCGCCATGGCGCGGCGCATGTACAAGATCGCGCATGAATCGACCGACATGGTCGAGGAACTGGTGTCCGAGTTCGGCATCACCAGCGCGCATCTGACGCGCAGCGGCCAGGTCAAGGCCGCCCATAACGAGACGACGCTGAAGGCGGCGATCGAGGAAGCCAACTGGATGACGCGCGAGATGGGCTCTGCCGAGGTCCGCATTCTCGACAAGAACGGCGTGCGCGACGAGACCGGCTCCGGCATCTTTGTGGGCGGTGTGCTCAATCCCGGCTCGGGCGGCGTTCATCCGCTGAACTATCTGCGCGGCCTTGCAAATGGCGTTGCAAGCCGCGGCGTTCCGATCTTTCAGGAGTCGCCGGTCGTCAAGCTCAGGCGCGAGAACGGCGGAATCGTCGCCGAGACGCCGCAAGGCGCTGTGCGCGCCAAGCAGGCAATCATCGCCACCAACAGCTATTCGGATCTCACCGGTGCGACCGCGCACATGCAGCGCACCTTGATCCCGTTCCGCAGCGCCATGGTCGCGACCGAACAATTGCCGCGCAATCTCGCGGGAAAGCTGATGCCCAGCGGGCGAACCTATACCGAGACCAAGCGCATGATGCGCTGGTTCCGTATGGTCGACAACCGGGTGATCTTTGGTGGTCGCGGCGCCTTCGGCAAGCAGGATTCGCAAGCCGCCTTCGACGCGCTGCGCAAGGCGATGGTCGGCATCTTCCCAGATCTCGCCGAGGTCCCGCTCGCCTACAAATGGTCGGGCCTCGTCGCGATGACGCTGGACTCGGTGCCGCATATCGGCCGGATCGACGACCGCACGCTGGTCGCGCTCGGCTACAACGGCGCCGGCGTTGCAATGTCCAGCCTGATGGGCCGCTATCTCGCAGCCTTCGTGCGCGGCGAGAGCCCCGACGTCGGCCTGCTCGACGTCGGCCGCATGAAGCCCATTCCGTTCTATCCGCTGCGGGAGCCGGCCGTCCGCATGGTCGCCGGCTGGTACCAGTTTCTCGATGCGATCGGTCGATGA
- a CDS encoding ABC transporter permease encodes MPTTSVPDPSQKHQRREHALMLALVSPALLVILALIVLPVGWLAWQSVYHDGFTLENYRRVFTEDIYWRSFALTFEISLAVTLIALLLGYPVAYLANSVPKGWSILILALVVLPFWTSVLVRAYAWLALLQRTGVINQFLRYLDVISEPLALVHNTFGTVVATVHILLPFMVLPLYATMQKIPADLMQAGASLGASPSLTFFRVFLPLSMPGVLAGCTMVFVLCLGFYITPELLGGGRTVMVSMLVSRNVELYNQFGAASAVAVVLLVSVLAIFFVVSRFISLDRVLGQK; translated from the coding sequence ATGCCGACGACATCCGTGCCAGATCCCTCCCAGAAGCATCAGCGCCGCGAACATGCGCTGATGCTGGCACTGGTGTCGCCGGCGCTGCTGGTGATCCTGGCTCTGATCGTGCTGCCGGTCGGCTGGCTGGCCTGGCAGTCGGTCTATCATGACGGCTTCACGCTGGAGAACTATCGCCGCGTCTTCACGGAAGACATCTATTGGCGCAGCTTTGCGCTGACATTCGAGATCAGCCTCGCGGTCACGCTGATCGCGCTGCTGCTCGGCTATCCCGTGGCCTATCTCGCCAACTCGGTGCCGAAGGGCTGGAGCATCCTGATCCTGGCGCTGGTCGTGCTGCCGTTCTGGACCAGCGTGCTGGTGCGGGCCTATGCCTGGCTGGCACTGCTTCAACGCACCGGGGTGATCAACCAGTTCCTGCGCTATCTCGACGTCATCTCGGAGCCGCTCGCGCTGGTCCATAACACGTTCGGCACGGTGGTTGCGACCGTGCACATCCTGCTGCCGTTCATGGTGCTGCCGCTCTATGCGACCATGCAGAAGATCCCGGCCGACCTGATGCAGGCCGGCGCCAGCCTTGGCGCGAGCCCGTCGCTGACATTTTTCCGCGTGTTCCTGCCGCTGTCGATGCCGGGCGTGCTCGCCGGCTGCACCATGGTGTTCGTGCTGTGCTTGGGCTTCTACATCACGCCTGAATTGCTCGGCGGCGGCCGCACGGTGATGGTGTCGATGCTGGTGAGCCGCAATGTCGAGCTCTACAACCAGTTCGGCGCAGCGAGTGCGGTCGCGGTGGTGCTGCTCGTCAGCGTGCTCGCGATCTTCTTCGTGGTCAGCCGCTTCATCTCGCTCGATCGCGTGCTGGGGCAGAAATGA
- a CDS encoding TetR/AcrR family transcriptional regulator, which translates to MLERMPLPSKRTNDPERTKRDILEVAMQEFAREGYSGARVDAIAARTRTSKRMIYYYFGGKEQLYLAVLEEAYRSIRALEDQLDIESCDAREGLRRLIEATFDHDERNPSFIRLVSIENIHHGKHLKQNLQLRQLNASVIATLDGILKRGRSEGIFRDDVDAIDLHLAISSYCFFRVANRHTFGALFDRDLSEPGVLAKSRTQIVEMILAWLGAK; encoded by the coding sequence ATGCTCGAACGCATGCCGCTCCCATCGAAGCGCACCAACGATCCCGAGCGCACCAAGCGCGACATCCTCGAGGTGGCGATGCAGGAATTCGCCCGCGAAGGCTATTCCGGTGCGCGGGTCGACGCGATCGCCGCAAGGACGCGCACGTCGAAGCGGATGATCTACTATTATTTCGGCGGCAAGGAGCAGCTCTACCTCGCGGTGCTGGAGGAAGCCTATCGCAGCATCCGTGCGCTGGAGGACCAGCTCGACATCGAAAGCTGCGATGCCCGCGAGGGCTTGCGGCGCCTGATCGAAGCCACATTCGACCATGACGAACGCAATCCGAGCTTCATCCGCCTCGTCAGCATCGAGAACATCCACCACGGCAAGCATCTGAAGCAGAACCTGCAACTGCGCCAGCTCAACGCCAGCGTGATCGCGACGCTCGACGGCATCCTCAAGCGCGGCCGCAGCGAAGGCATCTTCCGCGACGACGTCGACGCCATCGATTTGCACCTCGCCATCAGCTCCTACTGCTTCTTCCGCGTAGCCAACCGCCACACCTTCGGCGCCCTGTTCGACCGCGACCTCAGCGAGCCCGGGGTGCTGGCGAAAAGCCGGACGCAGATCGTGGAGATGATATTGGCTTGGCTGGGAGCGAAGTGA
- a CDS encoding LysR family transcriptional regulator, whose protein sequence is MPELRRMLPSSNALFVFDAAARNGSFTAAAAELNVTQPAVSRMLGQFEEHLGVRLFDRTAGRAVLTEEGELLYRRVLEGFRSIESGLVEIERRRKGTETVTLSVSSAFTTHWLMPRIDKLQKQFPQVDLRFQLISGALRGPVENVDLGMRFRDRDEPSSGGTLIMKEVMLPMCSPAYLGETDPAEGNTIIRLAETPGDWAADYASLLTGRRGAAKALSFTDYAVVVQAALLGQGIALGWLTVASHWLLTGALVPASDRLTTTRRLCEFLPPRNRAMRPIAAEIRDWIIAQMKSEIAAIDRLYPKLGAMAACY, encoded by the coding sequence ATGCCTGAGCTGCGCCGCATGCTGCCGTCCAGCAACGCCCTGTTCGTCTTCGACGCAGCGGCGCGCAACGGCAGCTTCACGGCGGCCGCCGCCGAGTTGAACGTCACGCAGCCGGCGGTGAGCCGGATGCTCGGCCAGTTCGAGGAGCATCTCGGTGTCCGCCTGTTCGACCGCACGGCGGGCCGCGCCGTGCTCACCGAGGAAGGCGAGTTGCTCTATCGCCGCGTGCTGGAAGGCTTTCGCAGCATCGAGAGCGGCCTCGTCGAGATTGAGCGGCGCCGCAAGGGCACCGAGACGGTGACGCTGTCGGTCTCCTCCGCCTTCACCACGCATTGGTTGATGCCGCGCATCGACAAGCTCCAGAAGCAGTTTCCGCAAGTCGATCTGCGCTTCCAGCTGATCTCCGGCGCGCTGCGCGGGCCGGTGGAGAATGTCGATCTTGGCATGCGCTTCCGCGATCGCGACGAGCCGTCGTCCGGCGGCACGCTGATCATGAAGGAGGTCATGCTGCCGATGTGCAGCCCCGCCTATCTCGGCGAGACCGACCCCGCCGAAGGCAACACCATCATCCGCCTTGCCGAGACGCCGGGCGACTGGGCCGCCGATTACGCATCGCTTCTCACCGGACGCCGCGGCGCCGCCAAGGCGCTGAGCTTCACCGACTACGCCGTCGTGGTGCAGGCCGCCCTGCTCGGTCAAGGCATCGCGCTCGGCTGGCTGACCGTTGCCTCGCACTGGCTCCTCACCGGCGCACTGGTGCCGGCCTCCGACAGGCTCACCACCACACGGCGCCTCTGTGAATTCCTGCCGCCGCGCAACCGGGCGATGCGACCCATCGCCGCCGAGATCCGCGACTGGATCATCGCGCAGATGAAGAGCGAGATCGCCGCGATCGACCGGCTCTATCCGAAGCTCGGCGCGATGGCGGCGTGTTATTGA